A stretch of the Coffea eugenioides isolate CCC68of unplaced genomic scaffold, Ceug_1.0 ScVebR1_1691;HRSCAF=2586, whole genome shotgun sequence genome encodes the following:
- the LOC113755753 gene encoding geraniol 8-hydroxylase-like: MWNTFFSVDFAQSDSISNSFSSQEVKEMVRNAVKISSCPNLVDCFPILRAIDPQGIRRRAKVHLGKFLDIIDGIIRQRSQERDTSNTYQRKNDFLEALLDLNQQNESVDMKHLIMDLFVGGTETSSISVEWIMAELLRNPEKKSKARDEIRKVIGQNELVQESDISNLPYLQSVIKETFRLRPTVPFLAHQAQSDTQLNGYVVPKNADVFVNLWGMGRDPSLWSDPTSFVPERFMDGEIDMKGQHFQLLPFGTGRRICAGLPLADRMVHLMVASLLHKFEWKLEEGIKPEEIDMTEEFGGTIRKAVPLKAIALSEP, from the exons ATGTGGAACACTTTCTTCTCGGTTGATTTTGCACAATCCGATTCTATATCTAACTCTTTCTCGTCTCAAGAGGTGAAAGAAATGGTACGGAATGCGGTCAAAATTTCTTCTTGTCCTAATCTCGTGGACTGTTTTCCCATCCTCAGAGCAATTGATCCGCAGGGCATAAGGCGCAGAGCCAAGGTACATTTGGGAAAGTTTCTTGATATTATAGATGGTATCATTCGTCAGAGATCACAAGAAAGAGACACATCCAACACTtatcaaaggaaaaatgattTCTTGGAAGCCCTTCTTGATCTTAATCAGCAAAATGAATCTGTAGACATGAAACATTTGATTATG GATTTATTCGTTGGAGGGACAGAAACAAGTTCAATCAGCGTGGAGTGGATAATGGCAGAGTTACTACGCAACcctgaaaaaaaatcaaaagctaggGACGAGATCAGGAAAGTTATTGGACAAAACGAGCTGGTTCAAGAATCAGATATCTCAAATCTCCCTTACTTGCAGTCGGTCATTAAAGAAACCTTTCGTCTTCGCCCTACTGTCCCATTCCTAGCTCACCAAGCTCAAAGTGACACGCAACTCAATGGATACGTGGTGCCAAAAAATGCTGATGTATTTGTTAACTTGTGGGGTATGGGCAGGGATCCAAGCTTGTGGTCAGATCCTACTTCATTCGTGCCTGAACGTTTCATGGATGGTGAGATTGATATGAAGGGCCAGCATTTTCAGCTCCTTCCCTTTGGCACGGGAAGAAGAATTTGTGCTGGACTACCACTGGCCGATCGAATGGTGCACCTTATGGTGGCTTCTTTGCTTCATAAATTTGAGTGGAAGCTTGAAGAAGGGATCAAACCAGAAGAAATTGACATGACCGAAGAGTTTGGAGGTACAATACGCAAGGCAGTGCCCCTTAAGGCTATTGCTCTTTCGGAACCATAA